Proteins found in one Xenopus laevis strain J_2021 chromosome 1L, Xenopus_laevis_v10.1, whole genome shotgun sequence genomic segment:
- the hcar3.L gene encoding hydroxycarboxylic acid receptor 3, giving the protein MSNITCCNFEVRFLSYLLPPVLILLFVLGSLFNGLSLWIFCFHSKSWKPSTVWLFNLALADFLLMVCLPFRTDYYLRHKHWRFGDMVCRLVLFMLSSNRSGSIFFLTLVAADRYFRVVHPHHRLNSMSTLCAAGMACVVWLITIAGSVFILTKPREFGGGTEGSQVCESFAICLDYSDKQHDLIYLVQFFVPLLIVAFCSCSVILRLRQRNLDRHAKIKRAVQCMVLIGMAFCICFLPSVSTRIEMLRLLGSPLWRDCNIYRSADTAFYISVCLTYLNSMCNPLLYYFSSPSFQTFYRNIAKCPSQAPSDSETNEQVANTNQTNEQLQQ; this is encoded by the coding sequence ATGAGTAATATCACTTGCTGCAACTTTGAGGTGCGATTTCTCTCTTACCTGCTGCCCCCGGTGCTCATCCTGCTGTTCGTGCTGGGCTCGCTCTTTAATGGTCTGTCTCTGTGGATTTTCTGCTTTCACAGCAAGTCGTGGAAGCCGAGCACCGTGTGGCTCTTTAACTTGGCGCTGGCCGACTTTCTGCTGATGGTGTGTTTGCCCTTCCGCACGGACTATTACCTGCGTCACAAGCACTGGCGATTTGGGGACATGGTGTGCCGGCTGGTGCTCTTCATGCTCTCCTCCAACCGCAGCGGCAGCATCTTCTTCCTCACACTTGTGGCCGCTGATCGCTACTTCAGGGTCGTCCACCCGCACCACAGACTCAACTCAATGTCCACCCTGTGCGCAGCCGGAATGGCCTGTGTGGTGTGGCTCATCACTATAGCCGGGAGCGTCTTCATTCTGACCAAGCCCAGGGAATTCGGCGGGGGCACAGAGGGCTCGCAGGTTTGTGAGAGTTTCGCCATATGCCTGGACTACTCCGATAAGCAGCACGACCTGATCTACCTGGTGCAGTTCTTCGTGCCGCTGCTCATAGTCGCTTTCTGCTCTTGCAGCGTTATCCTGCGCCTCCGCCAGCGCAACCTGGACCGACACGCCAAGATCAAGCGAGCGGTACAGTGCATGGTCCTTATAGGGATGGCATTTTGCATCTGTTTCCTTCCCAGCGTCTCTACCAGGATCGAGATGTTGCGACTACTGGGCTCTCCTCTGTGGCGCGACTGCAACATCTACCGAAGCGCGGACACCGCCTTCTACATCTCCGTGTGTCTGACTTACCTGAACAGCATGTGCAACCCGCTGCTCTATTACTTCTCCAGCCCCTCATTCCAGACTTTCTACCGCAACATCGCCAAGTGCCCCAGCCAAGCGCCCTCCGACTCAGAAACCAACGAGCAAGTTGCCAACACCAACCAGACTAATGAGCAGCTGCAGCAGTAG